From a single Miscanthus floridulus cultivar M001 chromosome 8, ASM1932011v1, whole genome shotgun sequence genomic region:
- the LOC136470471 gene encoding uncharacterized protein encodes MYDPVNWDNLDNKARDILVEKGPIREENIVFPMDARSRRFAYTHYSRKMSNDELFGSSNRKSSLGHDGFRDWSHVSERLKEHEVSVDHMTNMNSWNKLRVRLSKHETIDKELQHQITKEKERIRLVLLRIVAIVKFLGKHSLAFRGSSEQLYNDVNGNFLACCEMVAEFDLVIITSSIIKIVKEAKYFSVILDCTPDVDDTSGEGLFNVLVDSIKSFGLNVDDIRGQGYDNGSNMKGKHKGRIYVLFSGSTKRWNVLLEYVLDLTVKSLSNTRWESRIKSVRAIRYQAPQLRSALLWLSEDGDTEPKDRSDAKNLYDVLGSFEFILGMVIWHDILYSVNIVSKKLQSPSMCVDSTLQHIEGMVNYFQNYRNTGFADSVVAATEIALEMGVEASFPVKRRSVRKKQFDETECNEAILQAEKDFETFYFLVMVDMAISSLKSRFKELQSFNEKFGFLMNSTSLKAMDGADLKDHCIKFAKTFSSDSSSDVDVNDMISELAVMQSTLPDKPMSAMEIFEFVTEADCYPNISIAYRILFTMPVTVASAERTFSKLKLLKNYLRSVMSQERLNGLATLCIEKKLLDEIDIEAIINDFAVANTYIKGHIACGFAPGL; translated from the exons ATGTATGATCCAGTAAATTGGGACAATCTTGATAACAAAGCAAGGGACATATTAGTGGAGAAGGGGCctattagagaagaaaatattgtGTTTCCAATGGATGCCAGATCAAGACGTTTTGCATACACTCATTATTCTAGGAAAATGAGCAATGATGAG TTGTTTGGTTCTAGTAACCGCAAGAGTTCATTGGGGCATGATGGCTTTAGAGATTGGAGCCATGTTAGTGAAAGACTAAAGGAGCATGAAGTTAGCGTGGATCATATGACCAACATGAATTCTTGGAATAAATTGAGAGTTAGATTAAGCAAACATGAAACAATTGACAAGGAGTTGCAACATCAAATCACAAAGGAGAAAGAACGCATAAGGCTAGTTCTACTAAGAATTGTTGCCATTGTAAAGTTTCTTGGTAAACACAGTTTAGCTTTTAGaggatctagtgagcaactttacaatgatgtgaatggtaatttcttAGCTTGTTGTGAGATGGTTGCTGAATTTGACTTGGTAAT AATTACAAGCTCCATCATAAAGATTGTTAAAGAGGCCAAATATTTCTCAGTTATTCTTGATTGTACCCCAGAT GTGGATGACACATCTGGTGAGGGGCTTTTCAATGTATTAGTTGACTCCATCAAATCATTTGGCCTTAATGTTGATGATATTAGAGGTCAAGGTTATGACAATGGCTCTAATATGAAAGGAAAACATAAGGGG AGGATATATGTATTATTTTCAGGTTCTACCAAAAGATGGAATGTTTTGCTTGAATATGTTCTAGATTTGACCGTGAAATCATTAAGCAATACTCGTTGGGAGAGTCGCATCAAAAGTGTCCGAGCAATTAGATATCAAGCTCCTCAACTAAGGTCAGCTTTGTTGTGGCTAAGTGAGGATGGAGATACTGAACCAAAGGATAGAAGTGATGCAAAAAATTTATATGACGTGCTTGGCAGCTTTGAGTTCATACTTGGTATGGTTATTTGGCATGACATTTTATACTCTGTAAATATTGTCAGTAAGAAGTTGCAATCACCATCCATGTGCGTTGATTCTACCTTACAGCATATAGAAGGTATGGTGAATTACTTTCAGAACTACAGAAATACTGGGTTTGCTGATAGTGTGGTTGCTGCCACAGAAATAGCACTTGAAATGGGAGTAGAGGCATCATTTCCAGTAAAGCGTCGTTCTGTTAGGAAGAAACAATTTGATGAAACTGAATGCAATGAAGCTATCTTGCAAGCTGAGAAGGATTttgaaactttttattttttggtTATGGTTGATATGGCAATTAGTTCATTGAAAAGCAGATTTAAAGAACTACAGTCATTCAATGAAAAATTCGGATTTCTAATGAATTCAACATCCTTGAAGGCAATGGATGGTGCTGATCTAAAAGACCATTGCATTAAATTTGCAAAAACTTTCTCTTCAGATAGTTCATCGGATGTTGATGTAAATGACATGATTTCTGAGTTAGCTGTTATGCAGTCTACTCTGCCAGATAAGCCAATGTCTgctatggagatttttgagtttgtcACAGAAGCGGATTGTTATCCTAATATTTCTATTGCTTATCGGATCCTATTCACTATGCCTGTGACTGTGGCCTCAGCTGAAAGAACATTTTCAAAGCTAAAATTATTGAAGAATTATTTGAGGTCTGTAATGTCCCAAGAAAGATTAAATGGTTTGGCAACTTTATGCATCGAGAAGAAATTATTAGATGAAATTGATATTGAGGCCATCATCAATGACTTCGCAGTAGCAAAT ACTTATATTAAGGGGCACATCGCCTGTGGCTTTGCTCCAGGTCTATAA